One genomic segment of Ferrimonas sp. YFM includes these proteins:
- a CDS encoding DJ-1/PfpI family protein produces MNRRQFISASLAVATSASLPLYASADHRQFRVIALVFDDYETLDLHGPVEMLGHMEGCTIELVGRRSITRSYQGPKVVSDLSMDQVHPCDLFLIPGGLGTRKLVKDQELLTWLTQQCHVSAKVFTVCTGSALLASTPLLDGVSATTNKQAYAWVTHLNAKVLWQPRARWVNQGKYITSSGVSAGTDAALELVRLYRGEKEAKRIATLAEYQWNSDADNDPFAVEI; encoded by the coding sequence ATGAATAGAAGACAATTTATCTCTGCCAGCCTGGCCGTAGCCACTTCTGCTTCCCTGCCGCTGTATGCCTCGGCGGATCACAGGCAGTTTCGGGTCATCGCCCTGGTGTTCGACGACTATGAGACTCTGGATCTGCACGGTCCGGTAGAGATGCTGGGGCACATGGAGGGCTGCACCATCGAGTTGGTGGGCCGTCGTTCCATAACCCGCAGCTACCAAGGGCCCAAGGTGGTCAGCGATCTGTCCATGGACCAGGTGCACCCTTGCGACCTGTTCCTCATTCCCGGAGGCCTAGGGACCCGTAAACTGGTCAAAGACCAAGAGCTGCTGACCTGGCTAACCCAGCAGTGCCACGTGTCCGCCAAAGTATTCACCGTCTGCACCGGCTCCGCCCTGTTGGCGAGCACGCCGCTGCTTGACGGCGTGTCTGCCACCACCAACAAGCAGGCCTACGCCTGGGTGACTCACCTTAATGCCAAGGTGCTGTGGCAGCCGCGCGCCCGCTGGGTCAATCAGGGCAAGTACATCACCTCTTCCGGGGTCTCCGCCGGCACCGACGCCGCCCTGGAGCTGGTTCGACTCTACCGGGGAGAGAAGGAAGCCAAGCGCATCGCCACCCTGGCCGAGTACCAATGGAACAGTGATGCAGACAATGACCCTTTCGCCGTTGAGATATAG
- a CDS encoding IS110 family transposase translates to MSIKAIGIDLAKSVFQVCVLLEDGSILWNRKVKREKLLHTLLEFPTGTLVAMESCARSHYWGRQLQQAGYQVKLIPAQHVKPMVSAQKNDANDALAICEAAFRPKLHPVPIKTIEQQDIKALRCVRQRMVEYRTALACQIRGLAGEYGVNFSTGIKLLRNQLPESVEDGDNGLSFVMRGLLLRIERELKALDEEIKAIEQEIHQLCKQQPRYQILQSIPGFGPIVAAAFVSEVGDGRQFSNGRQLAAWCGLVPKQHSTGGKTRLGSITKAGNKQLRVLLIHGARAVFAHVAKRDDRLGRWLSNLIARRGKCKAIVALANKLARIAWSMTVSGNQFELTHAFTVSK, encoded by the coding sequence ATGTCTATTAAAGCCATTGGAATTGATTTAGCCAAGAGTGTTTTTCAGGTTTGCGTTCTGTTGGAGGATGGCTCCATCCTTTGGAACCGCAAGGTCAAAAGAGAAAAGCTGCTTCACACACTCCTTGAATTTCCAACGGGTACACTAGTGGCCATGGAGTCTTGTGCTCGCTCTCACTATTGGGGAAGGCAGCTTCAGCAGGCTGGTTACCAGGTGAAGCTCATCCCCGCACAACACGTAAAACCCATGGTGTCTGCGCAAAAGAACGATGCCAACGATGCATTGGCCATTTGCGAGGCAGCCTTCCGGCCTAAGCTGCATCCCGTCCCCATAAAGACCATTGAGCAGCAAGACATTAAGGCTCTGCGTTGCGTCCGGCAGAGAATGGTCGAATACAGAACGGCTCTGGCCTGTCAGATACGCGGCTTGGCAGGGGAATATGGCGTTAACTTCAGTACCGGGATAAAGCTGCTGAGAAATCAGTTACCCGAATCCGTTGAAGATGGCGATAACGGTCTGAGCTTTGTCATGCGGGGGCTGTTGCTGCGGATAGAGCGGGAGCTCAAAGCTCTGGATGAGGAAATCAAAGCCATAGAGCAGGAGATTCATCAGCTGTGCAAACAGCAGCCGCGCTACCAAATTTTGCAGAGCATTCCGGGGTTCGGCCCCATTGTCGCGGCGGCTTTCGTCAGTGAAGTGGGTGACGGTCGGCAGTTTTCTAATGGCCGTCAACTGGCGGCTTGGTGTGGCTTGGTTCCAAAGCAGCACAGCACTGGAGGCAAAACTAGATTGGGCAGCATCACCAAGGCAGGAAACAAGCAACTACGAGTGCTGTTAATTCACGGGGCAAGAGCGGTCTTCGCTCATGTGGCCAAACGAGATGACAGGCTGGGGAGATGGCTGAGCAACCTGATAGCGCGTCGGGGCAAGTGCAAGGCAATCGTGGCCCTGGCCAATAAATTGGCCCGGATTGCCTGGAGCATGACGGTCAGCGGAAACCAATTCGAGTTGACCCACGCTTTCACAGTTTCTAAATAA
- a CDS encoding DNA ligase, which translates to MKQHSLALALGLTLAFSQYPFTASALEPKLMLASDYHGQIDLSQYLVSEKLDGVRAYWTGSQLLSRSGKPIQAPQWFTADLPALELEGELWIGRGQFETLLSVVRDQTPDDQQWRQVQLQLFDMPGVMQPFWQRYERLQAIAKAIGQPHIQVLPQSPIANEEELQSTLEQLANSGAEGLMLHHKDNPYLPGRTGSLIKYKSYSDAEAVVLSHLPGKGKYTGMMGSLLVETPDGIKFRIGTGFSDAERLNPPKVGSVITFRYNGLTERGIPRFARYMRPHPML; encoded by the coding sequence ATGAAGCAGCACTCATTGGCCCTGGCTCTGGGGCTGACTCTCGCCTTTAGCCAATATCCTTTCACTGCCAGCGCCCTTGAGCCCAAATTGATGCTGGCCAGTGACTATCACGGCCAGATAGATCTCTCTCAATATCTGGTCAGCGAGAAGCTCGACGGTGTTCGTGCCTACTGGACCGGCAGTCAGTTGCTCTCTCGCAGTGGCAAGCCCATACAGGCGCCGCAGTGGTTTACCGCCGACCTGCCCGCCCTGGAACTGGAAGGCGAGCTGTGGATAGGCCGGGGGCAGTTTGAAACCCTGCTGTCTGTGGTGCGCGACCAAACGCCCGACGATCAGCAGTGGCGCCAGGTGCAGCTTCAACTGTTTGACATGCCCGGGGTGATGCAGCCGTTCTGGCAACGCTATGAGCGCCTGCAAGCCATCGCAAAGGCCATAGGTCAGCCACACATCCAGGTGCTCCCCCAGAGCCCCATAGCCAACGAGGAGGAGCTGCAATCGACCCTAGAGCAGCTCGCCAACAGCGGCGCTGAAGGTCTGATGCTGCATCATAAGGACAACCCCTACCTGCCAGGGCGCACCGGCAGCCTGATTAAGTACAAGAGCTATTCCGATGCCGAGGCAGTGGTGCTCAGCCACCTGCCCGGTAAAGGCAAATACACCGGAATGATGGGCTCGCTGCTGGTAGAGACACCGGACGGCATCAAGTTTCGCATAGGCACCGGCTTCAGCGACGCCGAGCGCTTAAATCCTCCTAAAGTGGGTTCGGTGATCACCTTCAGATACAACGGCCTGACCGAACGCGGCATCCCCCGCTTCGCCCGCTACATGCGCCCCCACCCAATGCTGTAG